A window of Deinococcus sp. HSC-46F16 contains these coding sequences:
- a CDS encoding PTS fructose-like transporter subunit IIB, giving the protein MAHLVAVTACPTGIAHTFMAAEALRRAAQAAGHTLRVETQGSVGAEGTLTPADIAAADGVILAADVAVDEARFAGKRLIRATTGEAIRGAAALVEQAAGTGTTLPSAAPAVSAPTPGAARPLSIVGITACPTGIAHTFMAAEGLENGAKALGHRVKVETQGSVGAGNALTAQDIADADLVVIAADTNVDLSRFQGKRVYQTGTKPAIQNGQAVVQRALAEAPVYGAAAGVAVAGAQGGTDFVAQASAAKAAKNAGVPSAYKHLMTGVSHMLPFVVAGGLLIALAFAFGGINPAPGTFGAALSQIGGGTGAFGLFIPVLAGYIAYSIADRPGLAPGMVGGLLAATGGSGFLGGMIAGFLAGYVTRTLNRGIRLPRTLEGLKPTLLLPLLGTAITGLLMVYVVGRPVAAALTAATNWLRGLGDASAGVLGAVIGGMMAFDMGGPINKAAYTFSTGLLGSEVYGPIAAAMAAGMTPPLALFFATLLFKNRFTADEREAGKAAGVLGISFITEGAIPFAARDPLRVIPSLMAGSAVAGAISMATGCLLRAPHGGIFVLFIPNAVTNLPMYVVAILTGTAVSTLLLGVLKRPVAAPAADVAPPITNPAAD; this is encoded by the coding sequence ATGGCCCACTTGGTAGCCGTCACCGCCTGCCCGACCGGGATCGCCCATACCTTCATGGCCGCCGAAGCCCTGCGCCGCGCCGCGCAGGCGGCGGGACACACCCTGCGCGTGGAGACGCAGGGCAGCGTGGGCGCCGAAGGCACCCTGACGCCTGCCGACATCGCCGCCGCCGACGGGGTGATTCTCGCCGCCGACGTGGCGGTCGACGAGGCCCGCTTCGCTGGCAAGCGCCTCATTCGCGCGACGACCGGAGAAGCCATCCGGGGGGCGGCGGCGCTCGTCGAGCAAGCCGCCGGGACGGGGACCACCCTGCCCTCCGCTGCGCCCGCCGTGAGTGCCCCCACGCCCGGGGCCGCCCGCCCCCTCAGCATCGTCGGCATCACGGCCTGCCCCACGGGGATTGCCCACACCTTCATGGCGGCCGAGGGCCTGGAGAACGGCGCGAAGGCCCTGGGCCACCGGGTCAAGGTGGAGACGCAGGGCAGCGTGGGGGCGGGCAACGCGCTCACCGCGCAGGACATCGCGGACGCCGACCTGGTGGTGATCGCCGCGGACACCAACGTGGACCTCTCGCGCTTCCAGGGCAAGCGGGTGTACCAGACAGGCACCAAACCCGCCATCCAAAACGGGCAGGCCGTGGTGCAACGGGCACTGGCGGAAGCCCCGGTGTATGGCGCGGCGGCGGGCGTGGCGGTCGCGGGAGCGCAGGGCGGCACGGACTTCGTGGCGCAGGCGAGCGCGGCCAAGGCCGCCAAGAACGCCGGGGTCCCGAGCGCCTACAAGCACCTGATGACGGGGGTGTCGCACATGCTGCCCTTCGTGGTGGCGGGCGGCCTCCTGATCGCACTGGCCTTTGCCTTCGGGGGCATCAACCCGGCACCGGGCACCTTCGGGGCGGCGCTGAGCCAGATCGGGGGCGGCACAGGGGCCTTCGGCCTCTTTATCCCGGTGCTGGCCGGGTATATCGCCTACTCCATCGCGGACCGCCCCGGACTCGCGCCCGGCATGGTCGGCGGCCTGCTCGCCGCGACGGGCGGCAGCGGGTTTCTGGGGGGCATGATCGCGGGCTTTCTGGCGGGATACGTCACCCGCACGCTCAACCGGGGCATCCGGCTGCCCCGCACCCTGGAGGGCCTCAAGCCCACGCTGCTGCTCCCGCTGCTGGGCACGGCGATCACGGGCCTGCTGATGGTCTATGTGGTGGGCCGCCCGGTCGCGGCGGCCCTCACGGCCGCGACGAACTGGCTGCGCGGCCTGGGGGACGCCTCGGCAGGTGTTCTGGGCGCCGTGATCGGCGGGATGATGGCCTTTGACATGGGGGGGCCGATCAACAAGGCGGCGTACACCTTCTCCACGGGGCTGCTGGGGTCCGAGGTCTACGGGCCCATTGCCGCCGCGATGGCCGCCGGGATGACGCCGCCGCTGGCCCTCTTCTTCGCCACGCTGCTGTTCAAGAACCGCTTCACCGCCGACGAGCGTGAGGCTGGCAAGGCCGCCGGTGTCCTGGGCATCTCCTTCATCACGGAGGGGGCCATTCCTTTCGCGGCCCGTGACCCCCTGCGCGTCATCCCGTCGCTGATGGCCGGGTCGGCGGTCGCCGGAGCGATCAGCATGGCGACCGGATGCCTGCTGCGGGCGCCTCACGGGGGCATCTTCGTGCTGTTCATTCCCAACGCCGTGACCAACCTGCCCATGTACGTGGTCGCCATCCTGACCGGGACGGCCGTGAGTACCCTGCTGCTGGGCGTGCTCAAGCGCCCGGTGGCGGCGCCAGCGGCCGACGTCGCGCCGCCCATCACCAACCCCGCGGCCGACTGA
- the pfkB gene encoding 1-phosphofructokinase, whose product MITAVPRVATLTLNPALDLTVRADGWRRGEVNLGQALHWAAGGKGVNVASFLADRGLGVTATGLLGSGNPEQFETLFRAKGIRDAFVRVPGATRVGVKLVDGAAQVTTDINLPGLAATPEALEDLEERLLSLTQDHAVFVLAGSLPPGVNADFYARLIRRVRAAGRFVALDTSGAALGAALSAATLPDLVKPNIHELEAALGRSLAGEADVLAAAHELIRRGAGLVAVSQGERGALLVTAGEAVRARPPRVRVQSTVGAGDAMVAGLVAAHTGGLDLAAAARYATAFSVGAITRLGAHLPPDTELDAFAAQVQVDVLDGMVQT is encoded by the coding sequence ATGATCACGGCCGTCCCGCGGGTCGCGACCCTCACCCTGAACCCGGCCCTGGACCTCACGGTGCGGGCGGACGGCTGGCGGCGGGGCGAGGTGAACCTGGGCCAAGCGCTGCACTGGGCGGCAGGCGGCAAGGGCGTCAATGTGGCCTCCTTCCTCGCCGACCGGGGCCTGGGCGTCACCGCGACCGGCCTGCTGGGAAGCGGGAATCCGGAACAGTTCGAGACGCTGTTTCGCGCCAAGGGCATCCGTGACGCCTTCGTCCGGGTGCCTGGAGCCACCCGCGTCGGCGTGAAGCTGGTGGACGGCGCGGCGCAGGTCACGACCGACATCAACCTGCCAGGCCTGGCCGCCACACCGGAGGCGCTGGAGGACCTGGAGGAGCGGCTGCTGTCGCTCACCCAGGACCACGCGGTCTTCGTGCTCGCGGGCAGCCTGCCGCCCGGGGTGAACGCGGACTTCTACGCCCGGTTGATCCGGAGGGTGCGGGCGGCGGGCCGCTTCGTGGCCCTGGACACCAGCGGGGCGGCGCTGGGGGCGGCCCTGAGCGCGGCCACCCTCCCCGACCTCGTCAAGCCCAACATCCATGAACTGGAGGCCGCCCTGGGCCGTTCCCTGGCGGGCGAGGCCGACGTGTTGGCGGCGGCCCACGAGCTGATTCGCCGCGGCGCGGGCCTGGTGGCCGTCTCCCAGGGAGAGCGCGGCGCCCTGCTGGTCACCGCCGGGGAAGCCGTGCGTGCCCGTCCCCCGAGGGTGCGCGTGCAGAGCACCGTCGGGGCGGGGGACGCCATGGTGGCCGGTCTGGTCGCCGCCCACACCGGGGGCCTGGACCTCGCGGCGGCGGCCCGGTATGCGACCGCCTTCAGTGTGGGCGCCATCACCCGCCTCGGAGCCCACCTCCCCCCCGACACCGAACTGGACGCTTTCGCCGCGCAGGTGCAGGTGGACGTGCTGGACGGAATGGTTCAGACGTGA
- the ptsP gene encoding phosphoenolpyruvate--protein phosphotransferase, translating to MTTLPRQLIRLGATARDKADAITQVAALLSGAGNVHPDYLQGMLAREEQANTYLGSGIAIPHGTPDTRHLIHETGIAVLQLPGGVRWGEGGEPVRLVIGIAAASDEHLSILRRLTRVLGDEALVERLATTADPADLQEALTGERLPAGPTAAPGAGAALPYAAQVTLPNPLGMHARPATRLAELVRSRGGRVRLSREDTGDESADATRLMEVLALGLTRGTPVTVSADSPELLAAVTDAVRAGLGDDLTAVPTSAAPARRTPVWAPRQVAATVEGVPAADGLVIGVTRQYAPRPLDVRDEPGEPAAEAARLDAALSAARSELGTVVADVAARFGADKAAIFQAHQELLGDEGVVQDAVAHILDGHGAAWAYREATGTRIAALQKLDDPTLAARAVDLSDVQRRVLRHLLGLRETDVAASGPVILLAPDLTPSDTARLGPDTLLGFVTAQGGPTSHTAIIARGLGLPAVVAAGAGALEIPDGTRAILDGSAGRLYLDPSDADVTSARERQDVLARERETARAARFQPGGTRDGAKVEVAANINRAADASDALEAGAEGVGLMRTEFLFLERDSAPSEDEQEREYRAMAQALEGRPLIVRTLDIGGDKEVPYLGLAREDNSFLGIRGIRLCFERPDLFLPQLRAVARVAKDYPNVHLMFPMVATLEEFRRARAIFDSVREEVGAPRVPLGVMIEVPSAALIADQLAQEVDFFSVGTNDLTQYTLAMDRLHPQLARQTDAMHPAVLQLIARTVEAARRHGKWVGVCGGAAGDEVGALVLAGLGVGELSVSTPQIAGVKAALRKHSLAELQSLAEQALAQPDAESVRALVQAAQPQGATA from the coding sequence ATGACCACACTTCCACGGCAACTGATCCGGCTGGGGGCCACGGCCCGCGACAAGGCCGACGCGATCACCCAGGTCGCTGCCCTGCTGAGCGGGGCGGGGAACGTGCACCCGGACTACCTTCAGGGCATGCTGGCCCGCGAAGAGCAGGCCAACACCTACCTGGGGAGCGGCATCGCCATCCCGCACGGCACGCCCGACACCCGGCACCTGATCCACGAAACGGGCATCGCCGTGTTGCAACTGCCCGGCGGGGTGCGCTGGGGCGAGGGGGGCGAACCCGTGCGGCTGGTGATCGGGATCGCGGCGGCGAGTGACGAGCACCTGAGCATCCTGCGCCGCCTCACCCGCGTGCTGGGGGACGAGGCGCTGGTGGAGCGGCTGGCGACGACGGCCGACCCGGCCGACTTGCAGGAGGCGCTCACCGGGGAGCGCCTCCCCGCTGGCCCCACGGCCGCGCCCGGCGCTGGAGCGGCGCTTCCCTACGCGGCGCAGGTCACGCTGCCCAATCCCCTGGGCATGCACGCGCGGCCCGCCACCCGACTGGCGGAACTGGTGCGCTCGCGGGGGGGGAGGGTCCGCCTGAGCCGGGAGGACACCGGGGATGAAAGCGCCGACGCCACCCGCCTGATGGAGGTGCTGGCCCTGGGCCTCACGCGCGGCACGCCCGTCACCGTCAGCGCGGACAGCCCTGAACTGCTCGCGGCCGTCACCGACGCCGTCCGCGCCGGGCTGGGGGACGACCTGACTGCGGTGCCCACGAGCGCGGCCCCCGCCCGGCGCACTCCCGTGTGGGCGCCCCGGCAGGTCGCGGCGACGGTCGAGGGCGTTCCGGCGGCCGACGGGCTGGTGATCGGCGTGACCCGGCAGTACGCCCCCCGGCCGCTCGACGTGCGCGACGAGCCGGGCGAACCCGCCGCGGAAGCCGCCCGGCTCGACGCGGCCCTCTCTGCCGCCCGGTCGGAGCTGGGCACCGTGGTCGCGGACGTGGCCGCCCGCTTCGGGGCGGACAAGGCGGCCATCTTTCAGGCGCATCAGGAACTGCTGGGGGACGAGGGGGTCGTGCAGGACGCCGTGGCCCACATCCTCGACGGGCACGGGGCTGCGTGGGCCTACCGCGAGGCGACCGGGACCCGCATCGCGGCCCTGCAAAAGCTCGACGACCCGACCCTCGCGGCCCGCGCGGTGGACCTCAGCGACGTGCAGCGGCGGGTGCTGCGGCACCTGCTCGGTCTCCGGGAAACCGACGTGGCGGCGAGCGGCCCGGTCATCCTGCTCGCGCCCGACCTGACCCCCAGCGACACCGCCCGCTTGGGGCCGGACACCCTGCTGGGCTTCGTGACCGCGCAGGGGGGACCGACCAGCCACACCGCGATCATCGCGCGCGGCCTGGGGCTCCCCGCCGTGGTGGCTGCCGGGGCCGGGGCCTTGGAGATCCCCGACGGGACCCGCGCCATTCTCGACGGTTCGGCGGGCCGCCTGTACCTCGATCCGTCGGACGCGGACGTGACGTCTGCCCGCGAACGCCAGGACGTGCTGGCCCGCGAGCGGGAGACGGCCCGCGCGGCCCGCTTCCAGCCGGGCGGCACCCGCGACGGAGCGAAGGTCGAGGTCGCCGCGAACATCAACCGGGCGGCGGACGCCTCGGACGCGCTGGAGGCCGGGGCCGAGGGTGTGGGCCTGATGCGCACCGAGTTTCTGTTCCTGGAGCGCGACTCGGCTCCCTCCGAGGACGAGCAGGAACGGGAATACCGGGCGATGGCGCAGGCCCTAGAAGGCCGCCCGCTGATTGTACGTACGCTCGACATCGGCGGGGACAAGGAGGTGCCCTACCTGGGGCTGGCCCGCGAGGACAACTCCTTCCTGGGCATTCGCGGCATCCGGCTGTGCTTCGAGCGCCCTGACCTCTTCCTGCCGCAATTGCGGGCGGTCGCGCGGGTGGCCAAGGATTACCCGAATGTCCACCTGATGTTCCCGATGGTCGCCACCCTGGAGGAGTTCCGCCGCGCCCGCGCGATCTTCGATTCGGTGCGGGAGGAGGTGGGCGCTCCCCGCGTGCCCCTCGGCGTGATGATCGAGGTGCCCTCGGCGGCATTGATCGCCGATCAGCTCGCCCAGGAGGTCGACTTCTTCTCGGTCGGCACGAACGACCTCACCCAGTACACGCTGGCGATGGACCGCCTGCATCCACAACTCGCCCGCCAAACGGACGCGATGCACCCGGCCGTCTTGCAGCTCATCGCGCGAACGGTGGAGGCCGCCCGCCGCCACGGCAAGTGGGTCGGCGTGTGCGGCGGCGCGGCGGGCGACGAGGTGGGCGCCCTGGTGCTGGCGGGGCTGGGCGTCGGGGAACTCTCGGTGAGCACGCCCCAGATCGCGGGCGTCAAGGCCGCCCTGCGAAAGCACTCGCTGGCCGAACTCCAGTCCCTGGCCGAGCAGGCGCTGGCCCAGCCCGACGCCGAGTCGGTTCGCGCCCTGGTTCAGGCGGCGCAGCCGCAAGGAGCCACGGCATGA
- a CDS encoding DeoR family transcriptional regulator, with protein sequence MTALLAEERLSRIVDLLAQQGTVRTTALMDLLGVSGATVRRDLDVLAERGLIRKVHGGAALASQDQRYADRQQTEQVGKARLAQVALGLLRPGQTVYLDAGTTARHVAQALRRVPALTRTLRVVTHGLDVAYELNGECPLYVVGGEVYGSTYSLTGPDALATVGRYSYDVFLVGCTSIDPERGLTNSNLVEAQQKSAILRRARQTVLIADHSKWGPSGFVTFAGLGEVHAWVTDEAPGEAQAAFEAAGVKVVDARSLRVTVGEAIK encoded by the coding sequence GTGACTGCCCTGCTCGCTGAAGAACGCCTGTCGCGGATCGTGGACCTTCTGGCCCAGCAGGGCACCGTGCGGACGACGGCCCTGATGGACCTGCTGGGCGTGAGCGGGGCGACGGTCCGGCGTGACCTGGACGTGCTGGCGGAACGGGGCCTGATTCGCAAGGTGCATGGGGGGGCCGCCCTGGCGAGTCAGGACCAGCGGTACGCGGACCGTCAGCAGACCGAGCAGGTGGGCAAGGCCCGGCTCGCCCAGGTGGCCCTGGGGCTGCTGCGGCCAGGCCAGACGGTCTATCTCGATGCGGGCACGACCGCTCGGCACGTCGCGCAGGCGCTGCGGCGCGTGCCCGCGCTGACCCGGACCCTGCGGGTCGTGACGCACGGGCTGGACGTGGCTTACGAACTCAACGGCGAGTGCCCGCTGTATGTCGTGGGGGGAGAAGTCTACGGGTCCACCTACAGCCTGACCGGGCCGGACGCGCTGGCCACAGTGGGGCGCTACTCGTACGACGTGTTTCTGGTGGGTTGCACCAGCATCGACCCGGAGCGCGGTCTGACGAACAGTAACCTTGTCGAGGCCCAGCAGAAGTCGGCCATCCTGCGCCGGGCACGGCAGACGGTCTTGATCGCCGACCACAGCAAATGGGGTCCTTCCGGCTTCGTGACCTTCGCGGGGCTCGGTGAGGTGCACGCCTGGGTCACTGACGAGGCGCCGGGGGAAGCCCAAGCGGCCTTTGAGGCCGCCGGGGTCAAGGTGGTCGATGCCCGCTCTCTCCGTGTCACGGTGGGTGAAGCGATCAAGTGA
- a CDS encoding MBL fold metallo-hydrolase has product MTLKLPPFVRRFPLYANVYLLDSPDGRLLVDTGTLAHVPRLARLLTQFRPDAVVLTHHHVDHAGGAPFAARRGLPVLAHAPEHPYLTGKAHDLPYPAGKPDIGKVVSRLHPKVPAGALRSIHPGEDLAGWEVVALPGHTPGQIGLLRDGVLVAGDAVVGGPAGAHLPRAAYNADHREAARTLRRMVDLAPRLVLPGHGEALTPEQVRRRAERDPEPELLVM; this is encoded by the coding sequence GTGACGCTGAAGCTGCCGCCCTTCGTCCGGCGTTTCCCCCTTTACGCCAACGTCTACCTGCTGGACAGCCCCGACGGGCGCCTGCTGGTCGACACCGGCACCCTCGCCCACGTGCCCCGGCTGGCGCGGCTGCTGACGCAGTTTCGGCCCGACGCGGTCGTGCTGACCCACCATCACGTCGACCACGCGGGCGGGGCGCCCTTCGCGGCGCGGCGTGGCCTCCCCGTCCTCGCCCACGCGCCGGAACACCCCTACCTGACGGGCAAGGCCCACGACCTCCCGTACCCGGCGGGCAAGCCTGACATCGGGAAGGTCGTCTCGCGCCTGCATCCCAAGGTCCCAGCGGGTGCCCTGCGGTCCATCCACCCCGGCGAGGATCTGGCGGGCTGGGAGGTGGTCGCGCTGCCGGGCCACACGCCGGGGCAGATCGGGCTGCTGCGCGACGGGGTGCTCGTGGCGGGGGACGCGGTGGTGGGTGGTCCAGCCGGGGCGCACCTGCCCCGCGCCGCCTACAACGCCGACCACCGGGAGGCGGCCCGCACCCTGCGGCGGATGGTGGACCTGGCCCCCCGGCTGGTGCTGCCAGGCCACGGCGAGGCCCTCACCCCCGAGCAGGTGCGGCGCCGGGCCGAACGTGACCCGGAGCCGGAGTTGCTCGTCATGTGA
- a CDS encoding ParB/RepB/Spo0J family partition protein gives MTRRPRPAIGARLSGLVEGVEALGQPATTTLPLDALQPGQFQPRVQFPAEGLEALAASIREQGILQPLLVRPLPGARYEIVAGERRWRAARLAGLAEVPVLQRDLSDEGARLAAAVENLQRENLNPLEEARARLGVAAATLNVAPGEVVPRLFALDRRPEDDPAAVERLDTVFGALGRESWRSFVKNRAALLSLPEDVQAAVEGGLDYRKALVIGRAEDPARRAELLEAAAAGATVQALREQVTPARSAAADPVRAVARRLTDSRTLAALDPARRRKLERLLGQIEALLDAE, from the coding sequence GTGACCCGCCGCCCCCGCCCGGCGATCGGTGCCCGCCTCAGCGGCCTGGTGGAGGGCGTGGAGGCGCTGGGCCAGCCTGCCACGACTACCCTGCCGCTGGACGCCCTCCAGCCGGGCCAGTTTCAGCCGCGCGTGCAGTTCCCCGCCGAGGGACTGGAGGCGCTCGCCGCCAGCATCCGCGAGCAGGGCATTTTGCAACCGTTGCTGGTGCGCCCGCTGCCCGGCGCTCGTTACGAGATCGTGGCGGGCGAGCGGCGCTGGCGGGCCGCCCGGTTGGCGGGACTGGCCGAGGTGCCCGTCTTGCAGCGCGACCTCAGCGATGAGGGGGCGCGGCTGGCGGCGGCGGTGGAGAACCTGCAGCGCGAGAACCTCAATCCGCTGGAAGAGGCCCGCGCCCGCCTCGGGGTCGCCGCCGCCACCCTGAACGTGGCGCCCGGCGAGGTCGTGCCGCGCCTCTTCGCCCTCGACCGCCGCCCGGAGGACGATCCGGCGGCCGTGGAGCGGCTGGATACCGTCTTTGGGGCATTGGGACGCGAGAGCTGGCGCTCCTTCGTGAAAAACCGCGCTGCCCTGCTCTCCTTGCCGGAGGACGTGCAGGCGGCGGTCGAGGGCGGGCTGGACTACCGCAAGGCGCTGGTGATCGGCCGCGCCGAGGACCCCGCCCGCCGCGCCGAATTGCTGGAGGCCGCCGCTGCTGGAGCCACCGTGCAAGCCCTCCGGGAGCAGGTGACCCCAGCCCGCTCCGCCGCTGCCGATCCGGTCCGCGCCGTGGCCCGCCGCCTCACGGACAGCCGCACCCTGGCCGCCCTCGACCCCGCCCGGCGCCGCAAGCTGGAGCGGCTGCTGGGCCAGATCGAGGCGCTGCTGGACGCCGAGTAG
- a CDS encoding ParA family protein — MRTLTFFNHAGGVMKTSLTRDVGHSLARSGLRVLLVDLDPQANLTDWLGVTGVGQEQTAFATATRGEPLPSPVQVHDLALIPSDVSLALAEGQMMGVVGAHLHLRQGLQAVADEYDVALIDSPPSLGQLSILGALAADHLIVPVPTRQKGMNALAGLSEAMATYRKLRPDLTVALYVPTLYDARRSHDREALAALQGMLRPLASPIPDRGAVWNDSASAGQPVGVYAPGSPVHRDVGRVTAEIAGAVGLPFPGPEVDA, encoded by the coding sequence ATGCGGACGCTGACCTTCTTCAACCACGCGGGCGGTGTGATGAAAACCAGCCTCACGCGCGACGTGGGCCACAGCTTGGCGCGGTCGGGGCTGCGGGTGCTGCTCGTGGACCTCGACCCACAGGCCAACCTCACCGACTGGCTGGGCGTGACGGGCGTGGGGCAGGAGCAGACCGCCTTCGCCACCGCCACGCGGGGCGAGCCTCTGCCCTCCCCGGTCCAGGTCCACGACCTCGCCCTGATCCCCAGCGACGTGTCGCTCGCGCTCGCCGAGGGCCAGATGATGGGCGTGGTGGGGGCACACCTGCACCTGCGCCAGGGCCTGCAGGCGGTCGCCGACGAGTACGACGTGGCCCTGATTGACAGCCCGCCCAGCCTGGGGCAACTCTCGATCCTGGGGGCGCTCGCCGCCGACCACCTGATCGTGCCTGTCCCGACCCGCCAAAAGGGCATGAATGCGCTGGCGGGTCTGTCCGAGGCGATGGCGACCTACCGCAAACTGCGCCCGGACCTCACGGTGGCCCTGTACGTGCCCACCCTGTACGATGCGCGGCGCTCGCACGACCGGGAGGCGCTCGCCGCCCTTCAGGGGATGCTGAGGCCCCTCGCCAGCCCGATTCCCGACCGGGGCGCCGTGTGGAACGACAGCGCGAGTGCGGGGCAGCCGGTGGGCGTGTACGCACCCGGTTCGCCCGTGCACCGCGACGTAGGCCGGGTGACCGCCGAGATCGCCGGGGCGGTGGGCTTGCCCTTCCCCGGCCCTGAGGTGGACGCGTGA
- a CDS encoding replication initiator protein A translates to MRPAKKPNQVTLLDERNIARLGIVSIQTRLSSETRWTSEFQIADRRFRVEGRSADGRPRGGDTNVILGIETLFAQKGMPEDNWLHTSAYELREASFLANNGKNYHRLRESLLRLWSTGFIVSEGWVADTGRTTWANQTLRLIDRITYWDQSEGADPDADRARQLVPDATLSIKLGDQLAASIRAGYTQALDGRLLHQIEQPPARALYRLLEAHRYRETGVRADSVTAGLDDWRAACGISEGKPSRVIRTLEEAHQELIAQGYLEGVETGGVRGATQITYRFRTEDTPDPALVQALREAGVSAPRANVLAKQYPDRVEEAIAFLRLRRSTSPTPIRNPGGLIADFLDHPEKYTLPEDTVPAPHADAGETRARQERQQEAQERAAQQQFEEEQQVLLALPPGGQWEAAEATLRTLLRRRLREGEWGALETACKAGTFSATSLVREASTHAARGALPEFVKGLRERLGGGA, encoded by the coding sequence ATGCGTCCAGCGAAAAAACCCAACCAGGTCACCCTGCTTGACGAACGCAACATCGCCCGTCTGGGCATCGTCAGCATCCAGACTCGCCTGAGTTCCGAGACCCGCTGGACGAGCGAGTTCCAGATCGCCGACCGCCGGTTCCGGGTTGAGGGCCGTTCCGCTGACGGCCGCCCGCGCGGCGGGGACACCAACGTGATTCTCGGCATTGAAACACTCTTCGCCCAGAAGGGCATGCCGGAGGACAACTGGCTTCACACTTCGGCCTACGAGTTGCGGGAAGCCAGCTTTCTGGCCAACAACGGCAAGAACTACCACCGCCTGCGCGAATCGCTGCTGCGGCTGTGGTCGACAGGGTTCATCGTGAGTGAGGGCTGGGTCGCCGACACGGGCCGCACGACCTGGGCCAATCAGACCCTGCGCCTGATCGACCGCATCACCTACTGGGACCAGAGCGAGGGAGCCGACCCCGACGCCGACCGCGCCCGGCAACTCGTGCCCGACGCGACCCTCAGCATCAAGCTGGGGGATCAACTGGCTGCCAGCATCCGGGCCGGGTACACCCAGGCCCTCGACGGGCGGCTGCTGCACCAGATTGAGCAGCCGCCCGCGCGGGCCTTGTACCGGCTGCTCGAAGCGCACCGCTACCGCGAGACAGGTGTGCGGGCCGACAGCGTCACGGCGGGACTGGACGACTGGCGGGCCGCCTGCGGCATCAGCGAGGGCAAGCCGTCGCGGGTGATTCGCACCCTGGAAGAAGCCCATCAGGAGCTGATCGCGCAGGGCTACCTGGAGGGCGTGGAGACTGGGGGTGTGCGGGGAGCGACCCAGATCACCTACCGCTTCCGAACCGAGGACACGCCCGACCCGGCCCTGGTGCAGGCGCTGCGCGAGGCGGGTGTGTCGGCCCCCCGCGCCAATGTCCTCGCCAAGCAGTACCCCGACCGGGTGGAGGAGGCCATCGCTTTCCTGCGGCTGCGGCGCAGCACCAGCCCCACCCCCATCCGCAATCCGGGCGGTCTGATCGCCGACTTCCTGGATCATCCCGAGAAGTACACCCTGCCCGAGGACACGGTCCCTGCCCCCCACGCCGACGCCGGGGAAACCCGTGCCCGGCAGGAAAGGCAACAGGAAGCCCAGGAACGGGCCGCGCAGCAGCAATTCGAGGAGGAGCAGCAGGTGTTGCTTGCTCTGCCTCCTGGGGGCCAATGGGAGGCCGCAGAGGCCACTTTGCGGACCCTGCTGCGCCGCCGTTTGAGAGAGGGCGAGTGGGGCGCCCTGGAAACGGCCTGCAAGGCCGGGACCTTTTCGGCCACCAGTCTGGTGCGCGAGGCGAGCACGCACGCGGCCCGCGGTGCCCTCCCCGAGTTCGTCAAAGGGCTGCGCGAACGCCTGGGAGGCGGTGCATGA
- a CDS encoding ABC transporter permease, with protein MSRAPAPHPVPVLLSALMAGLLLLPVLALLLEALTPAVRGTLGSAAVRDALRVSALTTGTALAATLVLGTPAAYLLARRRFPGRGLLDALLDLPMVLPPVVAGVALLLAFGRDGLLGGPLEVAGVDLAFTPGAVVIAQVFTSAPFYVRAARAGFLAFDPDVEGAARVDGAGRWAVFRRVTLPLALPFLLEGAVLAWARSLGEFGATLLFAGSLQGETRTVPLAIYSAAESDLAPALALSALMVALAFGVLLTLRLIAGRRLTAPE; from the coding sequence GTGAGCCGCGCCCCGGCCCCGCATCCGGTCCCGGTGCTGCTCAGCGCCCTGATGGCCGGGCTGCTGCTGCTTCCCGTGCTCGCCCTGCTGCTGGAAGCCCTGACCCCGGCGGTGCGGGGCACGCTGGGCTCGGCGGCGGTGCGGGACGCGCTGCGGGTGAGTGCCCTCACGACGGGCACGGCCCTCGCCGCCACGCTGGTCCTGGGCACTCCGGCGGCCTACCTGCTGGCGCGGCGCCGCTTTCCGGGCCGGGGCCTGCTCGACGCCCTGCTCGACCTGCCGATGGTCCTGCCCCCGGTCGTGGCGGGCGTGGCGCTGCTGCTGGCGTTCGGACGGGACGGGCTGCTGGGGGGGCCGCTGGAGGTGGCGGGGGTGGACCTCGCCTTTACGCCGGGGGCGGTGGTGATCGCGCAGGTCTTTACCAGTGCACCCTTCTACGTCCGGGCGGCGCGGGCGGGCTTTCTCGCTTTTGATCCCGATGTGGAGGGAGCCGCGCGGGTGGACGGGGCGGGGCGCTGGGCGGTCTTTCGCCGGGTCACGCTGCCCCTTGCGCTCCCCTTCTTGCTGGAGGGCGCGGTGCTCGCCTGGGCGCGGTCGCTGGGCGAGTTCGGGGCGACCCTGCTCTTCGCGGGCAGCCTTCAGGGCGAGACGCGCACCGTGCCGCTGGCGATCTACAGCGCTGCCGAGAGCGACCTCGCCCCCGCGCTGGCGTTGAGCGCCCTGATGGTGGCGCTCGCGTTTGGCGTGCTGCTGACGCTGCGGCTGATCGCCGGGCGACGGCTGACCGCCCCGGAGTGA